AGAGCATCTTTATGTTTTTGAATCCCTGCCCGGCATGGTTCACGAAAATGATGCCGCCGCGCGTGTTATTTCTGCCGTTTCCGGCGGCAACCTGACATGCACGGAACCCAAGGAAGGGCGTATTGACCTCAAGGCTGCCTGTGACGGGTTGCTGCGGGTGGATGTGCCTGTTCTCAACCGTATAAACAGCCTTGGCGAAATTTCTGTCGCAACCATCCACACCATGCAGCACGTAACCAAGGGGCGCTCGGTAGCGGGAGCCCGCGTGGTGCCGTTGATGATTGAGGATGAAAAATTGCGGCAGCTTGAATCGTTCGTCGACGGGCCAGTCGTTGAAGTTCTGCCGCTGCGCCGCGCCAGGGTTGGCGTGGTCACAACAGGCAGCGAAGTGTTTTACGGGCGCATTCAGGATGCCTTTGGCCCTGTGCTGCGCAAAAAGTTTGTCGCTCTGGGCAGCACGGTGGTGGGGCAGACCCTTACCAGCGACGAAGTGCCCATGACTGCCGGAGCGATCAGGGATTTTCTCGAACAAGGTGCTGATTTTATTGTGGTAACAGGCGGAATGTCTGTTGACCCTGACGACCGTACGCCAACCGCCATCCGCGCTTCCGGAGCGGAGGTGGTCAGCTATGGCGCGCCGGTGTATCCGGGCGCCATGTTCCTTCTGGCCTATGCCCAGGGGGCGGCAGGCCGGGTGCCCGTGTTGGGGCTGCCCGGCTGCGTCATGTACCACAAGGCCAGTATTTTTGATCTCGTTGTGCCGCGCCTGCTGGCCGGCATTGAGGTAACGGCTGCCGATGTGGCGGCATTGGGGCACGGGGGCTTTTGCTCCCAGTGTGAAGAATGCCGCTATCCGATCTGTCCGTTCGGGAAATAGGAGGCGGAAATCTGACCCCGGGCGCGGATTTACCGCGCAGGCATATACCTTTGTTCATCATTAAAAGGAGTCGCGCATGGAAACAAAAACCCTTGTGATTAACGGCATTCCCCGGCGCTTGCTGGCTAACCCTGACGATATGCTTGTGGACGTGCTGCGCGACCAGTTGCAGCTCACCAGTGTCAAAGTTGGCTGCGGCAAGGGCCAGTGCGGTGCCTGCACGGTGATCCTTGACGGCAAGGTTGTACGCGCCTGCGTGGTCAAAATGAGCCGCGTGGCGGAAAACGCCGCCGTGACCACGCTTGAGGGCGTGGGCACCCCCAGCAACCTGCATCCGCTCCAGCATTCCTGGATTTACCACGGCGCGGCCCAGTGCGGTTTCTGTACCCCTGGTTTCATCGTTTCGGCCAAGGCCCTGCTTGATTCCAATCCCAATCCCAGCCGTGAAGACGTGCGCGACTGGTTCCAGAAAAATCACAACGTCTGCCGCTGTACGGGCTACAAGCCCCTGGTGGACGCGGTCATGGACGCAGCCGCCCTCATGCGCGGCGATAAAACGCTGGACGACGTTACCTTCAAGATGCCTGCCGATGGCCGCATCTGGGGCTCCACCATGCCCCGTCCTTCTGCCGTCGCCAAGGTGACGGGCACCGCCGAATTCGGCGCGGACGCGGCGCACCGCCTGCCCGCCAACACCCTGCACCTCGCCATTGCCCAGGCCAAGGTATCCCATGCCAACATCAAGGGCATCGACACCTCTGAAGCCGAAAAAATGCCCGGCGTGTACAAGGTGCTGACCCACAAGGATGTGAAGGGCAGGAACCGCATCACCGGCCTGATCACCTTCCCCACCAACAAGGGCGACGGCTGGGAACGTCCCATCCTTAACGATACCAAAATCTTCCAGTACGGCGATGCGCTTGCCATCGTCTGCGCTGACTCCGAATGCAACGCCCGCGCCGCAGCTGAAAAGGTCAAGTTTGACCTTGAGCTGCTGCCCGAATACATGAGCGCTCCGGAGGCCATGGCCCCGGACGCCATCGAAATCCACCCCGGCACCCCCAACATCTACTATGACCAGATTGAGGAAAAAGGCGCGGATACCGCTCCCTTCTTCAATGATCCGGCAAACGTTGTCGCGGAAGGCGATTACTACACCCAGCGCCAGCCCCACCTGCCCATCGAACCCGATGTGGGCTATGGCTATGTGAACGACAAGGGCCAGGTGGTTCTCCACTCCAAGTCCGTTGCCATCCATCTGCACGCGCTGATGATCGCCCCCGGCCTCGGCCTGGAATTCCCCAAGGATCTCGTGCTGGTGCAGAACACCACGGGCGGCACCTTTGGCTACAAGTTCAGCCCCACCATGGAAGCCCTTGTGGGCGTGGCCGTTATGGCTACCGGCCGTCCCTGTCATCTGCGCTACAACTACGAGCAGCAGCAGAACTACACCGGCAAACGTTCGCCCTTCTGGACGACCGTGCGTTTTGCCGCCAACAAGCAGGGCAAAATTCTTGCCATGGAAACGGACTGGAGCGTTGACCACGGTCCTTATTCCGAATTTGGCGATCTGCTCACCCTGCGCGGTGCGCAGTACATCGGCGCTGGTTACGGCATCGCCAACATTCGCGGCAAGGGCCGCACCGTTGCCACCAACCACTGCTGGGGTGCGGCTTTCCGCGGTTACGGCTCGACGGAATCCGAATTCCCCTCCGAAGTGCTTATGGATGAACTGGCTGAAAAGCTGGGCATGGATCCCTTCGACATCCGCGAGCTGAACTGCTACCGCGAAGGCGATACCAATCCCTCTGGTCAGGTGCCTGAAGTCATGAGCCTGCCCGAAATGTTCCAGAAAATGCGCCCCTACTACGAAGAAGCCAAAAAGACCGTCAAGGCCAAGTCCACCGCCGAAGTCAAACGCGGCGTGGGTATTGCCCTTGGCGTGTACGGCGCTGGCCTTGACGGGCCGGACACCTCCGAAGCCTGGGCCGAACTGAACCCCGATGGCAGCGTAACCGTGGGCAACTCGTGGGAAGATCACGGTCAGGGCGCGGATTCCGGCACCCTGGGTACCGCTCACGAAGCCCTGCGCCCCCTGAATGTCAAGCCCGAAAACATCCATCTGGTCATGAACGACACCAGCAAGACCCCCAATTCCGGCCCTGCTGGCGGTTCGCGCTCCCAGGTTGTCACGGGCAACGCCACCCGCGTGGCCTGCGAAATGCTTATTGAAGGCATGCGCAAGCCCAGTGGCGGCTTCTTCACCTATGAGGAAATGAAGGCCGAAGGCCGCCCCGTGCACTATGACGGCAAGTGGTCTGCTCCGGCCAAGGACTGCGACGCCAAGGGCCAGGGCGAACCCTTTGCCTGCTACATGTACGGTCTGTTCCTTGCCGAAGTGGCCGTTGAGGTCGCGACCGGCAAGACCACGGTTGAAAAGCTTGTGTGCGTGGCCGACATCGGCACCCTGTGCAACAAGCTGGTGGTTGACGGCCAGATCTACGGCGGCTTGGCGCAGGGCGTTGGCCTTGCCCTGACCGAAGACTACGAAGACCTGAAGAAGCACAGCACCCTTGCTGGCGCGGGCGTGCCCACCATCAAGATGATTCCTGACGACATGGAAATCGTCTATGTGCAGACCCCCCGCAAGGCTGGCCCCTTCGGCGCTTCCGGCGTGGGCGAAATGCCCCTTACCGC
The window above is part of the Desulfovibrio desulfuricans DSM 642 genome. Proteins encoded here:
- a CDS encoding molybdopterin-binding protein; amino-acid sequence: MKTIHVHDAVGSILCHDITRIIPGESKGPVFRKGHVVREEDVEVLLQVGKEHLYVFESLPGMVHENDAAARVISAVSGGNLTCTEPKEGRIDLKAACDGLLRVDVPVLNRINSLGEISVATIHTMQHVTKGRSVAGARVVPLMIEDEKLRQLESFVDGPVVEVLPLRRARVGVVTTGSEVFYGRIQDAFGPVLRKKFVALGSTVVGQTLTSDEVPMTAGAIRDFLEQGADFIVVTGGMSVDPDDRTPTAIRASGAEVVSYGAPVYPGAMFLLAYAQGAAGRVPVLGLPGCVMYHKASIFDLVVPRLLAGIEVTAADVAALGHGGFCSQCEECRYPICPFGK
- a CDS encoding molybdopterin-dependent aldehyde oxidoreductase, with amino-acid sequence METKTLVINGIPRRLLANPDDMLVDVLRDQLQLTSVKVGCGKGQCGACTVILDGKVVRACVVKMSRVAENAAVTTLEGVGTPSNLHPLQHSWIYHGAAQCGFCTPGFIVSAKALLDSNPNPSREDVRDWFQKNHNVCRCTGYKPLVDAVMDAAALMRGDKTLDDVTFKMPADGRIWGSTMPRPSAVAKVTGTAEFGADAAHRLPANTLHLAIAQAKVSHANIKGIDTSEAEKMPGVYKVLTHKDVKGRNRITGLITFPTNKGDGWERPILNDTKIFQYGDALAIVCADSECNARAAAEKVKFDLELLPEYMSAPEAMAPDAIEIHPGTPNIYYDQIEEKGADTAPFFNDPANVVAEGDYYTQRQPHLPIEPDVGYGYVNDKGQVVLHSKSVAIHLHALMIAPGLGLEFPKDLVLVQNTTGGTFGYKFSPTMEALVGVAVMATGRPCHLRYNYEQQQNYTGKRSPFWTTVRFAANKQGKILAMETDWSVDHGPYSEFGDLLTLRGAQYIGAGYGIANIRGKGRTVATNHCWGAAFRGYGSTESEFPSEVLMDELAEKLGMDPFDIRELNCYREGDTNPSGQVPEVMSLPEMFQKMRPYYEEAKKTVKAKSTAEVKRGVGIALGVYGAGLDGPDTSEAWAELNPDGSVTVGNSWEDHGQGADSGTLGTAHEALRPLNVKPENIHLVMNDTSKTPNSGPAGGSRSQVVTGNATRVACEMLIEGMRKPSGGFFTYEEMKAEGRPVHYDGKWSAPAKDCDAKGQGEPFACYMYGLFLAEVAVEVATGKTTVEKLVCVADIGTLCNKLVVDGQIYGGLAQGVGLALTEDYEDLKKHSTLAGAGVPTIKMIPDDMEIVYVQTPRKAGPFGASGVGEMPLTAPHPAIINAIYNACGARVRHLPARPEKVLAAMPK